One window from the genome of Anaerococcus sp. Marseille-Q7828 encodes:
- a CDS encoding YjjG family noncanonical pyrimidine nucleotidase, protein MIKYLLWDIDNTLLSFDLAERASMTKGFDKFGLDIDDEKALDVYKNINDKYWKMLEKGEKTREEILTERFEEFFDLYDIAYDDRLVNDFNLFYQEELGKQVFFNDYAEEVLQKLGKDYKQYAVTNGSKVAQSGKLKNSGLDKIFDGVFISEDLGYDKPSLEYFDLVFENIGSKNRDEYILIGDSLTSDMLGSNNAGIRNIWYNPKDLDNDIGIRIDYTIHQLNKVVDILDDLR, encoded by the coding sequence TTGATAAAATATTTACTTTGGGATATTGACAATACACTTTTAAGCTTCGACTTGGCAGAAAGGGCATCTATGACCAAGGGTTTTGATAAATTTGGCCTAGATATAGACGATGAAAAGGCCCTAGATGTTTACAAAAATATAAACGATAAATATTGGAAGATGCTGGAAAAAGGAGAGAAGACTCGTGAAGAAATCTTGACGGAGAGGTTTGAGGAATTCTTTGACCTCTATGACATAGCCTATGATGATAGATTGGTAAATGATTTTAATCTCTTTTACCAAGAAGAACTAGGCAAACAAGTATTTTTCAACGACTATGCCGAAGAAGTTCTCCAAAAATTAGGCAAAGACTACAAGCAATACGCTGTAACCAATGGATCCAAAGTCGCCCAATCAGGTAAGCTCAAAAACTCTGGTCTAGATAAAATCTTTGATGGGGTCTTTATATCAGAAGACTTGGGCTATGATAAGCCGAGCCTAGAATACTTTGACTTAGTATTTGAAAATATTGGATCAAAAAATAGAGATGAATACATCCTAATAGGTGATTCTCTCACATCAGATATGCTTGGATCGAACAATGCAGGTATTAGAAACATTTGGTACAATCCAAAAGATTTAGACAATGATATAGGCATAAGGATTGATTATACCATCCACCAATTAAATAAGGTTGTAGATATACTAGACGATCTAAGATAG